The Clostridium sp. AWRP genome has a window encoding:
- a CDS encoding class I SAM-dependent methyltransferase: MDFRITFDRIPEIFDKYRPRYCDELFTEIITVSDLNSSKDVLEIGPGTGQATEPILKTGCNYKAIELGENFTEFMKNKYGTYSNFDIVNADFETYNFGNQTFDLIYSAATIQWIPEEIAFSKVYNILKPGGILAMFMTRSDEKSANEELYNRIAEVYKEHFFVKQRYNHKMKYDNVVNYGFVNYKYKDWRKVRKLNADEYISYISTHCEHITLEEPYKSKFYMGVRKAIMDAGNKIIIKDTIPLYLAQKPL, translated from the coding sequence ATGGATTTTAGAATTACATTTGACCGAATACCAGAAATATTTGATAAATATAGACCTCGATATTGTGATGAACTCTTTACAGAAATTATTACTGTATCTGACTTAAATTCAAGCAAAGATGTACTTGAAATTGGTCCAGGTACAGGACAAGCAACAGAGCCTATTTTAAAAACTGGCTGTAATTATAAGGCAATTGAACTGGGGGAGAACTTTACAGAATTTATGAAAAACAAATATGGGACTTATAGTAATTTTGATATTGTAAATGCTGATTTTGAGACATACAATTTTGGAAATCAAACATTTGATTTAATATATTCAGCAGCTACAATTCAATGGATACCTGAAGAAATAGCGTTCTCAAAAGTTTACAATATACTAAAACCTGGTGGCATCCTTGCAATGTTTATGACCCGTTCAGATGAGAAAAGTGCAAATGAAGAATTGTACAATAGAATAGCCGAGGTATATAAAGAACATTTTTTTGTTAAGCAAAGATATAATCATAAAATGAAATATGATAATGTTGTGAATTATGGCTTTGTTAATTACAAATATAAAGACTGGAGAAAGGTAAGAAAACTCAATGCTGATGAATATATTTCATATATTAGTACACATTGTGAGCATATAACTTTAGAAGAACCTTATAAGTCCAAATTTTACATGGGAGTAAGAAAGGCTATTATGGATGCTGGCAATAAAATCATTATTAAAGATACTATTCCATTATATCTTGCTCAAAAGCCACTATAA
- a CDS encoding AAA domain-containing protein encodes MLDIGEYRELNENEQLVLIKGEDKTEEVKYCSYDELTGKYNVNFKNSAKTYSYVYLSVDWQKAEQIIHISDDIAVYEGDIPLWGLDKVIYFRSKIKLFYKNGYKSLYDMYDIRIEKSALEDKKNNNCFEYLKEIANEIKMPKGEGEVESSFLGSLYEKLKFVNPHSVLADYLNPHEIKDTKINKNAIFPFGFNLSQKEATEKALCNKLSVIEGPPGTGKTQTILNILANIILQGKTAAVVSNNNSATQNVVDKLKIYDIEFIAAYLGKSDNKKEFFKNQTGVYPDFASWKENYEKLEKIKGSIESDQANILKLLEVQVELAKLKEEYSQIELEAKRFKEEANNYKIDKSLKFIGRINADKLRDLIFEYEIKDIQSSFFIKIRNLLKYRITSFKFYRNNKETIVNELRNAYYGLKVKELIESIATYEKQLNNHSFDSLIDEYTNNSMAILKDTLANRFKGNKSRKLFGINSFKANYKDFIKDYPVVLSTTHSLRTCIPSEYLFDYVIIDESSQVDLAAGALALSCAKNAVIVGDLKQLPNIITREVREKCDDILKRYYELDQGYSYADNSLLSSIISLYKDIPKTLLKEHYRCNPKIIEFCNKKFYNDELIIMTKESEDCPIMVKKTSEGNHARCRRNQRQVDIIKQEILPSFNKDEKSIGIISPYRDQINLLQKEIKDEYVKIDTIHKFQGQENDIIILSTVANEVNDFIDDPNLINVAVSRAKKKFILVTNNDCDDNKDSNIADLIRYIKYSNGEVSISKVSSVFDMLYKCNAQKMNRYLKGHSNNSEFNSENIVNSLLDNILKDYNSIGKVMHYPLNLIIKDRSLLDDREKEFVSCPCSHNDFIIFNKMDKTPILAIEVDGTAYHEDNLKQLERDEIKDEILKKYNIQCLRLPTDGSEEERKIRDILDSILA; translated from the coding sequence ATGTTGGATATAGGAGAGTATAGAGAATTGAATGAGAATGAGCAGTTAGTGTTAATTAAAGGAGAAGATAAGACTGAAGAAGTAAAATATTGTAGTTATGATGAATTAACAGGAAAATACAATGTGAATTTTAAGAATTCAGCTAAAACTTATAGCTATGTATATTTAAGCGTTGATTGGCAGAAAGCTGAACAGATTATACATATATCAGATGATATTGCTGTGTATGAAGGTGATATACCGTTATGGGGACTTGATAAGGTAATATATTTTCGTAGCAAGATCAAACTGTTTTATAAGAACGGATATAAAAGTCTTTATGATATGTATGATATTAGAATTGAGAAATCGGCTTTAGAGGATAAAAAGAATAATAATTGCTTTGAATATTTAAAAGAGATTGCAAATGAAATAAAGATGCCTAAGGGTGAAGGTGAGGTAGAAAGTAGTTTTTTAGGAAGTTTATATGAAAAACTCAAGTTTGTTAATCCGCATAGTGTGCTTGCTGATTACCTAAATCCTCATGAAATAAAAGATACTAAAATTAATAAAAATGCAATTTTCCCATTTGGTTTTAATCTAAGCCAGAAGGAAGCCACTGAAAAGGCATTATGTAATAAACTGAGTGTCATTGAGGGACCTCCGGGTACAGGTAAGACTCAGACTATTCTTAATATTCTTGCCAATATAATTCTGCAAGGAAAGACTGCAGCTGTAGTATCTAATAATAATTCAGCAACTCAGAATGTAGTTGATAAGTTGAAAATTTATGATATTGAGTTTATTGCTGCATATTTAGGCAAATCCGATAACAAGAAAGAATTCTTTAAAAATCAGACAGGAGTGTATCCTGATTTTGCATCATGGAAAGAAAATTATGAAAAACTTGAAAAGATTAAAGGAAGCATTGAATCAGATCAGGCAAATATCTTGAAACTTCTTGAAGTACAGGTTGAGCTTGCAAAGCTTAAGGAAGAATATTCTCAAATTGAACTCGAAGCAAAACGATTTAAAGAGGAAGCTAATAATTATAAAATAGATAAATCATTGAAATTTATTGGTAGAATTAATGCCGATAAGTTAAGAGATCTTATTTTTGAATATGAAATTAAAGATATACAATCATCATTTTTTATTAAAATTAGGAATCTTTTAAAATATCGGATAACAAGTTTTAAATTCTATAGAAATAATAAGGAGACTATAGTTAACGAATTAAGAAATGCATATTATGGGTTAAAGGTTAAGGAATTAATCGAGAGCATCGCAACATATGAAAAGCAGCTTAATAATCATAGTTTTGATAGTCTAATAGATGAATATACTAATAATTCAATGGCTATATTAAAGGATACTCTTGCTAATAGATTTAAGGGGAATAAATCAAGAAAATTATTTGGCATAAATTCTTTTAAGGCAAATTATAAAGATTTTATTAAAGATTATCCAGTTGTCTTAAGTACAACACATTCATTAAGAACATGTATACCGAGTGAGTATTTATTTGATTATGTAATAATCGACGAATCATCACAGGTTGATCTTGCTGCAGGTGCATTAGCATTGTCATGTGCTAAAAATGCTGTAATTGTTGGAGATTTAAAACAACTCCCTAATATAATTACGAGAGAAGTTAGAGAGAAATGTGATGATATATTAAAGAGATATTATGAATTGGATCAAGGGTATAGTTATGCAGATAACAGTCTTCTGTCATCTATAATAAGTCTCTATAAAGATATCCCTAAAACACTTCTTAAAGAACACTATAGATGTAATCCTAAAATTATTGAGTTCTGCAATAAGAAGTTCTATAATGATGAACTTATAATTATGACAAAGGAATCAGAAGATTGTCCTATAATGGTAAAGAAAACATCAGAAGGAAATCATGCAAGGTGTCGCAGAAATCAGAGGCAGGTAGATATTATTAAGCAGGAGATACTTCCTAGTTTTAATAAAGATGAAAAGTCCATAGGTATTATATCTCCATACAGGGATCAGATAAATCTGCTACAGAAGGAGATCAAGGATGAGTATGTGAAGATTGATACGATTCATAAATTTCAAGGACAAGAAAATGATATAATTATATTGTCTACTGTAGCAAATGAAGTCAATGATTTTATAGATGATCCAAATTTAATTAATGTAGCAGTTTCTAGAGCAAAAAAGAAGTTTATCCTTGTTACTAATAATGATTGTGATGATAATAAGGATAGCAATATTGCAGACCTAATAAGATATATAAAATACAGTAATGGTGAAGTAAGTATAAGTAAAGTAAGTTCTGTGTTTGATATGTTATATAAGTGTAATGCTCAAAAAATGAATAGATATTTAAAAGGACATAGCAATAATTCTGAATTTAATTCTGAAAATATAGTCAATTCACTTCTAGATAATATTCTAAAAGATTATAATTCAATTGGTAAAGTAATGCATTATCCTCTAAACTTAATTATAAAAGATAGAAGTTTATTAGATGACCGTGAAAAAGAATTTGTGTCATGTCCTTGTTCTCATAATGATTTTATTATATTTAATAAAATGGATAAAACGCCTATATTAGCAATTGAAGTTGATGGTACTGCATATCATGAAGATAATCTTAAACAACTTGAGAGAGATGAGATAAAGGATGAGATACTTAAAAAATATAATATTCAATGTTTAAGACTTCCTACTGATGGAAGTGAAGAAGAGAGGAAGATAAGAGATATTTTAGATAGCATATTGGCTTAA
- a CDS encoding group II intron maturase-specific domain-containing protein — translation MKEDINHNLSGGWKFKFLGFSFYRGKGEYRIRIHEKSLNRFKAKLKKLTSRSNAMNMEYRFLKLKQAIVEWVNYFAIVNMKSILKKLDEWLRRRVKRCF, via the coding sequence ATGAAGGAAGATATAAACCACAACTTGTCAGGAGGGTGGAAATTTAAGTTTTTAGGATTTTCCTTTTATAGGGGTAAAGGCGAGTATAGAATAAGAATTCATGAGAAATCTTTGAATAGATTTAAAGCCAAACTTAAGAAATTAACTTCAAGAAGTAATGCAATGAATATGGAATATAGGTTTTTAAAATTAAAACAAGCAATAGTTGAATGGGTAAACTATTTTGCTATCGTGAATATGAAAAGTATTCTTAAGAAGCTTGATGAATGGTTAAGGCGAAGGGTAAAAAGGTGTTTTTGA
- a CDS encoding zinc ABC transporter substrate-binding protein, with translation MSFLIIFIVVGCNSKEEYKNNNKLQVRNNVQLNIVTTDKFLYNMVKSIVGNRHIVEYMFNDRKSEVDFKFTEDSVKNVSKKDIFFYVGADYEPWVNTFVDKLNRSKVGVINVSRGINLLSYSRIVKYNNTILKDNPYYVNNIDNYRIALMNIKNALEDRDAKSRDFYEKNFSETLNKLDDYKKELKSVDGELSNYTFIVVEDELSYFAKYNNLKFLDVSPREDNNIMPLDSAGQKNLEQKLKDNKVVLLYNNDAVVKSNEELIKIYNIKTSKIEIYNGDFNYAETLKHNINSLENIYKK, from the coding sequence ATGTCTTTTTTAATAATTTTTATTGTTGTTGGATGCAATAGTAAAGAAGAATATAAAAATAACAATAAATTGCAGGTAAGGAATAATGTACAATTAAATATAGTTACTACAGATAAATTTCTATATAATATGGTAAAGTCTATAGTAGGAAACAGACATATAGTAGAATATATGTTTAATGATAGAAAAAGTGAAGTAGATTTTAAATTTACTGAAGATAGTGTAAAAAATGTATCTAAAAAAGATATATTTTTTTACGTAGGTGCAGATTATGAGCCTTGGGTAAATACTTTTGTGGACAAATTAAATAGAAGTAAGGTTGGGGTTATAAATGTTTCAAGAGGAATAAATCTCTTATCTTATAGCAGAATAGTGAAATATAATAATACAATTTTAAAAGATAACCCTTATTATGTTAACAATATTGATAATTATAGGATAGCACTTATGAATATTAAAAACGCGCTTGAGGATAGAGATGCTAAGAGTAGAGATTTTTATGAGAAAAATTTCTCTGAAACTTTGAATAAATTAGATGATTATAAGAAAGAATTAAAATCAGTAGATGGAGAATTGAGCAATTACACTTTTATTGTTGTAGAAGATGAACTCAGTTATTTTGCAAAGTATAATAATTTGAAATTTTTAGATGTAAGTCCAAGGGAAGATAATAACATAATGCCTTTGGATTCAGCAGGTCAGAAAAATTTAGAACAAAAATTAAAGGATAATAAGGTAGTTCTTCTTTATAATAATGATGCTGTAGTTAAAAGTAATGAAGAGTTGATAAAAATTTATAATATAAAAACTTCTAAAATAGAGATTTATAATGGGGATTTTAACTATGCAGAAACCCTTAAACATAATATAAATAGTCTAGAAAATATTTATAAAAAATAA
- a CDS encoding HD-GYP domain-containing protein yields the protein MKVSMDKTIRAMSIALDLAQMSSKYDSFTGNDPIIENITNINYSDHRFIHHSQRTTYIALEIANHLKLSDKFKKQLYVSALLHDIGAATFLSQSHSSNLFIKEHCEIGNKITKSFPYFHDISNIILYHHENFDGSGAIGLKGNMIPLESQIIRISDLTELIYNENISNYQQKNNIISWIRKNSKKIFSETIANAFLESASSDIFWLNLQNIDFIDFILDETHPKLNMFMNLHEFEAISKIFANIIDNKSKFTATHSQGIANLAYLVSKFIGYPEEKCHEMKIAGLLHDIGKLSIPLYILDKNGSLSSEEFGIIKSHAYYTRIILNKIGDIPNISKWASNHHEKLNGSGYPQGLKADELSEECRIMAVCDIYQALTENRPYRNGMSSEKAFNIMDEMVSGGFICNHALNHLKEAISNLPNLSSYEDHIPISYNSEMK from the coding sequence ATGAAGGTTAGTATGGACAAAACAATAAGGGCCATGTCAATTGCACTGGATTTAGCTCAAATGAGTTCTAAATATGATAGCTTTACTGGAAATGATCCAATCATTGAAAATATAACTAATATAAACTATTCGGATCATCGATTTATCCATCATTCCCAGAGGACTACCTATATAGCGCTTGAAATTGCAAATCATCTAAAATTAAGTGATAAATTTAAAAAACAACTTTATGTATCAGCTCTACTGCATGATATAGGAGCTGCTACCTTTTTATCTCAGAGTCATTCTTCTAATCTATTTATAAAAGAACATTGTGAAATTGGTAATAAAATAACTAAGTCTTTTCCCTACTTTCATGATATATCAAATATAATACTATATCATCATGAAAATTTTGATGGAAGTGGCGCTATAGGATTAAAGGGAAATATGATCCCTCTAGAAAGTCAAATAATAAGGATTTCTGATTTAACAGAACTTATATATAACGAAAATATATCTAACTATCAGCAAAAAAATAATATTATCTCATGGATTAGAAAAAATTCTAAAAAAATTTTTTCTGAAACAATTGCAAATGCATTTTTAGAAAGTGCATCTTCTGATATATTTTGGCTTAATCTTCAAAATATAGATTTTATTGACTTTATACTAGATGAAACCCATCCCAAGTTAAATATGTTTATGAATCTCCATGAGTTTGAAGCGATATCTAAAATATTTGCAAACATAATAGATAACAAAAGTAAATTCACTGCAACTCATTCCCAGGGTATAGCAAATCTGGCCTATTTAGTTTCAAAATTCATTGGATATCCAGAAGAAAAGTGTCATGAAATGAAAATTGCAGGTCTCCTGCATGATATAGGTAAGCTATCCATTCCTCTCTATATACTTGACAAAAATGGTTCTCTGTCAAGTGAGGAATTCGGTATAATAAAATCTCATGCATATTATACTAGAATAATATTAAATAAAATAGGCGATATTCCTAATATAAGCAAATGGGCATCAAATCATCACGAAAAGTTAAATGGCAGTGGATACCCTCAAGGCTTAAAAGCAGATGAATTATCTGAAGAATGCAGAATTATGGCAGTGTGTGATATATATCAAGCCCTTACAGAAAATAGGCCTTATAGAAATGGCATGAGTTCGGAAAAAGCCTTTAACATAATGGACGAAATGGTATCTGGAGGATTTATATGTAACCATGCGCTAAACCATCTAAAGGAAGCAATAAGTAATCTTCCTAATTTAAGTTCTTATGAAGATCATATACCTATTTCCTACAATTCTGAAATGAAATAA
- the tsaE gene encoding tRNA (adenosine(37)-N6)-threonylcarbamoyltransferase complex ATPase subunit type 1 TsaE, with protein MEFILNSVEDTINLGKKIGSLLNAGDIICLNGDLGTGKTHFTKGIAKGLNIEDPITSPTFTIVNEYYGRLKLYHFDVYRVNDIDEIAEIGFDEYIFSDAVSIIEWANYIEELIPKECIWVNIYKIPEKGLNCRKIIIKYHGNRYDYIKELK; from the coding sequence GTGGAATTTATTTTAAATAGTGTTGAAGATACCATTAATCTAGGCAAAAAAATAGGCAGCTTATTAAATGCTGGTGACATAATTTGTCTAAATGGTGACTTAGGCACAGGGAAAACCCATTTTACAAAAGGAATAGCAAAGGGACTTAATATAGAAGATCCTATAACAAGCCCTACATTTACCATAGTAAATGAGTACTATGGTAGATTAAAATTATACCATTTTGATGTATACAGGGTTAATGATATAGATGAAATTGCTGAAATTGGATTTGATGAGTATATTTTCAGTGATGCTGTAAGCATTATAGAATGGGCAAATTATATTGAGGAATTAATACCTAAAGAATGTATATGGGTAAATATTTATAAAATCCCAGAAAAAGGTTTAAATTGTAGAAAAATAATAATAAAATATCATGGTAATAGATATGATTACATAAAGGAGCTAAAATAA
- the tsaB gene encoding tRNA (adenosine(37)-N6)-threonylcarbamoyltransferase complex dimerization subunit type 1 TsaB → MKILSLDSSTESATCAVIDDNKLFGEITFNYKKQHSTVLMPMIDTLLKNLDMDIHSIDGFVVSKGPGSFTGLRIGAAVIKGLSQGTGKPFVGVSSLDALAYNLCYTSGIICPILDALRGNVYTALYNFTDNKLNMIGNHMLLSIEDLIKTLNNYNEPVCFIGDAVPKFKDDLISNIKQIRFSPANLNLARASSLGELGLKLLKSGIQDDLYSFAPFYLRKSQAEREYEKKLRSQVHE, encoded by the coding sequence ATGAAAATATTAAGTTTAGATTCTTCCACCGAATCAGCAACTTGTGCTGTAATAGACGACAATAAATTATTTGGTGAAATTACTTTTAATTATAAAAAGCAACATTCCACAGTATTAATGCCTATGATAGATACTCTTTTAAAAAACTTAGATATGGATATTCATTCTATAGACGGCTTTGTTGTTTCAAAAGGTCCTGGTTCTTTTACAGGACTTAGAATTGGAGCTGCTGTAATAAAAGGACTAAGCCAGGGTACAGGCAAACCCTTTGTAGGAGTGTCTTCATTAGATGCGTTAGCCTATAATTTATGTTATACCTCTGGTATTATTTGTCCTATATTAGATGCACTTAGAGGAAATGTATACACCGCCCTCTATAATTTTACAGATAATAAATTAAATATGATAGGCAACCACATGCTCCTTTCCATAGAAGATCTAATTAAAACATTGAACAACTATAATGAACCCGTGTGTTTCATAGGAGATGCTGTTCCAAAATTTAAGGATGATTTAATTTCAAATATAAAACAAATTCGTTTCTCACCTGCAAATTTAAATTTGGCAAGAGCTTCTTCTTTAGGTGAATTAGGATTAAAACTTCTAAAATCCGGTATACAAGACGATTTATATAGTTTTGCACCTTTTTATCTAAGAAAATCCCAAGCTGAAAGGGAATATGAAAAAAAGCTGAGGTCTCAAGTTCATGAATGA
- the rimI gene encoding ribosomal protein S18-alanine N-acetyltransferase: protein MNDIEICPLKLEHIDRILVIDSLCFPTPWSRKSLEKEIENSALTKYVVAKKSGIVIGYAGMWVILDEGHITNIAVHPEYRGIGVGSLLLEALIEICKIEFIKSMTLEVRESNVRAQNLYKKYGFLQNGIRKEYYRDNKEDALIMWKYNI from the coding sequence ATGAATGATATAGAAATTTGCCCTTTAAAATTAGAACATATTGATAGGATACTTGTAATAGATTCTTTATGTTTTCCTACACCCTGGAGTAGAAAGTCTCTAGAGAAAGAAATTGAAAACAGTGCACTTACAAAATATGTTGTAGCTAAAAAATCAGGAATAGTTATAGGCTATGCAGGCATGTGGGTTATACTGGACGAAGGTCATATAACAAATATAGCAGTTCATCCAGAATATAGGGGTATAGGTGTTGGTAGTTTACTCTTAGAAGCCCTTATAGAAATATGCAAAATTGAATTTATAAAAAGTATGACCTTAGAGGTTAGAGAATCCAATGTACGTGCTCAAAATTTATATAAAAAGTACGGTTTTTTACAAAACGGTATACGTAAAGAATATTACAGAGATAATAAAGAAGATGCTCTAATAATGTGGAAATATAATATTTAA
- the tyrS gene encoding tyrosine--tRNA ligase — translation MPNVYDILLERGYIKQSTHEEEIRELLGKEKVTFYIGFDPTADSLHVGHFLQMMVMHYMQEAGHRPIALLGGGTTMVGDPTGKTDMRKMLSKEQIEHNAECFKKQFSRLVDFKDDKAILANNADWLLNLNYIEFLRDIGVHFSVNKMLTAECFKQRLERGLSFLEFNYMLMQGYDFLELNRRYGCVLELGGDDQWSNIIAGVELIRKKEQKPAFGMTFTLLTKSDGKKMGKTEGGAIWLNPEKTSPYEFYQYWRNIGDADVEKCLALLTFLPMDEVKRLGSLPGEEINEAKKVLAYEVTKIVHGVKEAEKAKEAAEALFSGGQNMENVPTVEIGENSLGCSVVELLVNLQILPSKSEVRRLIQQNGLTVNDEKITDPKLLITKDSFKDGEMLIRRGKKKYNRIILK, via the coding sequence TTGCCTAACGTTTATGACATATTATTGGAACGTGGATACATAAAACAAAGTACACATGAAGAAGAAATAAGGGAACTATTAGGAAAAGAAAAAGTGACATTTTATATAGGATTTGACCCAACAGCAGACAGTCTCCATGTGGGACATTTTTTACAAATGATGGTTATGCATTATATGCAAGAAGCAGGACATAGACCGATAGCTTTGCTTGGTGGTGGTACTACAATGGTTGGTGATCCTACTGGAAAAACTGATATGAGAAAGATGCTCTCTAAGGAACAAATAGAACATAATGCAGAGTGCTTTAAAAAGCAGTTTTCAAGGCTGGTGGATTTCAAGGATGATAAAGCTATTCTTGCTAACAATGCAGATTGGCTTTTAAATTTGAATTATATCGAATTCTTGAGAGATATAGGAGTTCATTTTTCCGTGAACAAAATGCTTACAGCAGAATGCTTTAAACAGAGATTAGAGAGAGGATTGTCTTTCCTTGAATTTAACTACATGCTAATGCAGGGATATGATTTTCTAGAGTTAAATAGGAGATATGGCTGTGTTCTCGAATTAGGGGGAGATGACCAGTGGTCAAATATAATAGCAGGAGTAGAATTAATCAGGAAAAAGGAGCAGAAACCTGCTTTTGGGATGACTTTTACTCTTTTAACTAAAAGTGATGGTAAAAAGATGGGTAAGACAGAAGGAGGAGCTATATGGCTGAATCCTGAAAAAACATCACCTTATGAATTTTATCAGTACTGGAGGAATATAGGAGATGCTGATGTGGAAAAATGTCTGGCTCTTTTAACTTTTCTTCCAATGGATGAAGTGAAAAGACTTGGCTCACTTCCAGGTGAGGAGATAAATGAAGCTAAAAAAGTACTTGCTTATGAAGTAACGAAGATTGTACATGGTGTAAAGGAAGCCGAAAAAGCTAAGGAAGCAGCAGAAGCTTTGTTTTCTGGTGGACAAAATATGGAAAATGTACCTACTGTAGAGATAGGTGAAAATTCACTTGGATGTTCTGTAGTTGAATTACTTGTTAATTTACAAATACTCCCTTCAAAAAGTGAGGTAAGAAGGTTAATACAGCAAAATGGACTCACTGTAAATGACGAAAAAATAACTGATCCAAAACTTTTAATTACAAAGGATAGTTTTAAAGATGGAGAAATGCTTATAAGAAGAGGAAAGAAAAAGTATAATAGGATTATACTTAAATAA
- a CDS encoding RNA-binding domain-containing protein, with protein sequence MDIKKFFNLLKKMEGPKLDFKQLLNIDTDSGRKELAKDVCAIANSRGGRGYIIIGIEDKTKKIIGVDRNFGEEQIQQIISSRIEPPIPISLENLKYKGKDIVIINIYDGPQKPYQMRENGAFYTRRGSTNDTMRKQEIISAFQQNLNVNTELCPIPHSKLNCIDTCIVDKYFLSQGIKVNDENRLGLMEDASIIYIDKDSGKYMVTLGGLLIFSNINNVYIPHNMIKIVNKINKNFRKVSIIQGNLLSIMDKAQDAIENIITVKPYPTEGVSEGIRNAVMYRDYSDFSREIEVIVNYNSIVITSPGMLSNRENASYYNYARRNMWIYEKIITLDSKKRFAGTAASFSRIKKLFKNVGRVKFINSIKNDYFKIIYPGTKKLDS encoded by the coding sequence ATGGATATAAAAAAATTTTTTAATTTGTTAAAGAAAATGGAAGGACCGAAATTAGATTTTAAACAATTACTAAATATTGATACTGATAGTGGAAGAAAAGAATTAGCTAAGGATGTATGTGCTATAGCAAATTCTAGAGGGGGAAGAGGATATATTATAATTGGAATTGAAGACAAAACTAAGAAAATAATAGGAGTAGACAGGAATTTTGGTGAAGAACAAATACAACAGATAATAAGTTCTAGAATAGAACCTCCAATACCAATTTCTTTAGAAAACTTAAAGTATAAGGGAAAAGATATAGTTATTATAAATATATATGATGGACCTCAAAAACCATATCAGATGAGAGAAAACGGAGCTTTTTACACGAGAAGAGGTTCAACAAATGATACTATGCGTAAACAGGAAATAATATCGGCTTTTCAGCAAAATTTAAATGTAAATACGGAATTGTGTCCTATACCACATAGCAAATTAAACTGTATAGATACTTGTATAGTAGATAAGTATTTTTTGTCTCAAGGAATAAAAGTAAATGATGAAAATAGATTGGGGTTAATGGAAGATGCTTCAATAATATATATAGATAAAGATTCAGGCAAGTATATGGTAACGTTAGGTGGGCTTCTAATTTTTTCTAATATAAATAATGTATATATTCCCCATAATATGATAAAAATAGTTAATAAGATAAATAAAAATTTTAGAAAGGTGAGTATAATTCAAGGAAATTTACTGTCAATTATGGATAAGGCACAAGATGCTATTGAGAATATTATAACAGTAAAACCATATCCAACAGAGGGGGTAAGTGAAGGAATAAGAAATGCCGTAATGTATAGGGACTATTCTGATTTTTCTAGGGAAATAGAGGTTATAGTAAACTATAATAGTATAGTAATAACTAGCCCAGGAATGTTATCAAATAGAGAAAATGCAAGTTACTATAATTATGCAAGAAGAAATATGTGGATATATGAAAAAATAATTACACTGGATTCTAAAAAGAGATTTGCAGGAACTGCAGCAAGTTTTAGTAGAATTAAAAAGCTGTTTAAGAATGTGGGAAGAGTTAAATTTATAAATTCTATAAAAAATGATTATTTTAAGATTATATATCCTGGTACTAAGAAGTTGGATAGCTAA
- a CDS encoding zinc-ribbon domain-containing protein produces MADKTIVCKDCGKEFVFTEGEQEFYKEKGFENDPVRCPECRRKRKAEKNRMRTR; encoded by the coding sequence ATGGCAGACAAAACAATCGTATGTAAAGATTGCGGAAAAGAATTTGTATTTACAGAGGGTGAACAGGAATTCTATAAGGAAAAAGGATTTGAAAATGATCCCGTAAGATGTCCTGAATGTAGAAGAAAAAGAAAAGCTGAAAAAAATAGAATGAGAACTAGGTAA